The nucleotide sequence CAAGAGAACTTATAAAGTGGACAGAAATAGGAATAAAAAAAATAGAGGTAATTCCAAATGGAGTTTCATTAAGAGCTTTTATGGGGAAACCTAAAGAAAGAAAAGGGAATAGTTTAATAATGGTTTCAAGGTTTCATACTTCAAAAGATCATTTGACGGTTGTAAGAGCTATGGAAAAATTGCCAAAAGATTATACATTAACTTTTGTTGGAGAAGGAGAAACTCAAGAAGCTGTAAAAAGAGAAGTACTAATGTTGAAACTAAGTGATAGAATACAATTTTTAGGCTATTCAAATTCTATCCCATCTTTATTAAAAAGAAGTGATATAGCAATACAATCCTCTAATTTTGAAGGGTTTGGATTGAGTGCTTTAGAAGCTATGGCTTCAGGAACACCAGTGGTAGCTAGTAATGTAGAAGGATTAGCAAATGTAGTTGGTGAAAGTGGACTTCTATTTGAATTGGGGAATGTAAATGATTTGGTTAAAAAAATAGAGAGCTTAGAGAATAAAGAATTATATTTTAGAAAAAGTAGTGATGGAATAAGAAATAGTTTGTTATATTCAATAGAAGCTACTGCTAAAAAGTATATAGAGGTGTATAAAGAGGAATTAGAATGATATTTATATTTATAGCTTTTATTTTGCTTTTATTAGGAATTTACGATGTTTTTGGTGACAATAAAGAATTAAAAGAGAAAATATTAAAAATGATAGTTTTATTTTTAATATTTTTTTTAGGAACACGAGGTTTTTTAGGATGGGATTGGTATTTTTACTATCCATCTTTTATGGAAGGAACCTATGTCTATGAAAAAGGTTATATGCTTTATACTCAGCTAATTAGAAGTATTTTTAAAAACTATATTTTTTATCAAATATTAACAACAACAATAGACTTTATAGCACTTTATTATATATTTAAAAAATATTGTAAATATCCAATATTAGCTTTTGCTATTTTTTTTAGTATTCAAGGGTTACATATAG is from Candidatus Cetobacterium colombiensis and encodes:
- a CDS encoding glycosyltransferase; protein product: MKILHIITSLELGGAEKLLLDLIPAQKRQGADVELLVLDTKGEKFLEEYKKRGIKVHVTKINDKLSFKNIFEISRIIKENKIELVHTHLVHAQIWTSVARYFNKKIIYITTEHSTHNRRREKKIYKLLDKFIYNSFSKIIAISEATARELIKWTEIGIKKIEVIPNGVSLRAFMGKPKERKGNSLIMVSRFHTSKDHLTVVRAMEKLPKDYTLTFVGEGETQEAVKREVLMLKLSDRIQFLGYSNSIPSLLKRSDIAIQSSNFEGFGLSALEAMASGTPVVASNVEGLANVVGESGLLFELGNVNDLVKKIESLENKELYFRKSSDGIRNSLLYSIEATAKKYIEVYKEELE